From the Ilumatobacteraceae bacterium genome, the window TGTAGGCGGTGGCCGGGGACGCTGGACCGTCGCGGTCGGGCGGTTGCGTCAGATGCACGATTCGGTCGGTGGACGCACGAGCCGGTACGTGGCGAGGCCGCTGACGGAGCACGCGTCTGTGGCGGCGGGTCGGGTGGCGACGAGCACGCGGCGGTGCTGAGGCATCGGGGCGTGTCCAGGCCGGTGGTGGGTAGCGGGAGCACTCGACTCGTCGAGGCGCCGGTTCACGACAACGAGCGCGTCGAGGCGGTGAGCGGGCATGACAAGGCCCGGGTCCGCCGGCGGCGCCGGCTGCGGACGTTGCGGGCGGATGCGTCGTCAGCTGTGGGTGGTGGTCGGAGCGAGTCGCTCGAGAGCGCGCTGAACCGAGCTCCACCAGCCGTCCTGGTCGTCAGACGGCGGCGTGAGGGTCGTATGGCCGTCGAGGCCGATCTCGAGCCACCGGCCATCGGTGGCGGCGATGAGCGCGGAGTGGAAAGGGTGATGACGGGCAACGGCGAGCGCGGTGGCTGCGGCCAGCGTTGGCTCGACGGTCAAGGCGATCGGATGTTGGTCCGGTGTGAGCACACGGAACCGGACCGGCGTCGACGGCGTGTGAGCGACGAACGGCTGCGTCGGAGAGGTGGATGCGCGGCTCACGACCGATCCGTACCGGCACGGTGCCCATCACTACCCGACCGGGTCGGGCAGTGGGACGGCGGAGCGAGCGGGCGGTAGCCCGACCGAGTCGGGTAGTCGAGCCGAGTGGTCATGCTGCCAGCGGAAGGTCGTCGCGCAAGTAGTCGGGCAACCGCTCCAACCACCGAACCGGCAACTGCGGGACCGACGTCCGTACGGCAATTCCGCTCGAACCGATCAGGGCGAACCCGAACCGCCCCAACCTCGACACCGCCTTCGCCGCTCGATTGCCGACCCCGAGACCGAACGTGGCGGCGAACGGCCCGGGTTCCCACACGGTGGGCCCGGCCGTGGCGTAGCGGGCAAGGCGGTGCAGGATGAGCGTCGCGGACGGCCCGAGCACCGGACACAACAGCACGAGCGCCTCGTCGGAGTCGGTGGGCAACCCACCCTCGCAGACGGGATCGACCCAGGGGGTGACTTCGAACGACGGACGGGAGAGAAGCTCGACGGCGAGCGTGCTGTGATCCATCAGGATCTCCGATCTGGCTTGAGTGGGCGTCGCCGGGTCGGCACGTGGGACCGACTTCCCCGATATGTGGGTGCACCGACCCGGCACCACGACACAATCAAAAACCCTCACCCGACCACAAGTGTTTTTGATCATGTTTGTACGGCGCTTGGCGCACTTGTGCGATCTACTGCCTCAGGCGAGTTGTGACCGGTCTGAAAGGCGTCACCGGCCCGGCGTTATGGGACAGTGAAGTCGCTCAGTATGTGTGCCGTTGACGGCGGATGGGCAGAGCCCTCAACCTTGGCCTTTTGTGTTTTTGAGAGGGCGGGGATCGACAACACTGGAGTCGTGCCGATCGACCCAATCTCGATTGCAGCCGAGTTCGCAGCCACGAACGCATTTGCGAGCATCAGCGGCAAACTCCGCGACGCGCTAAAGCGCCGCGAATGCCGACGGCAGCTCGCCGGCAACACTTGGGCCGAGGTCGTCAAGCGGAGCGATGGCCGGCTTCGACGGGCACAGGGGTACCTCGATCTGGACCTGCTGTGGAGGTGGACGCAACAACCCGAGGTCCACGCAGCGCTCCTATCCGCCGATCCGGCCCAGGTCCGCCAGCACGGAGGGACTCTTCGCGAGGTCTGGCGGACCTCGACATATGACGAGACCAACCCGATGTCCGACGCTGACGCCCAACTGGCCGCCGAGACCGTCTTCTTCCTTCTCGTCGTGGACGTCCTCGCAGGGGACGAGTTGCTCTCGACCTACGCGGCGCGCATCCTCGATGCGATCGACGATGTGCACAACGAGTTGGCGCTCGTCTGCGTGACCCTCACCGAGGCTCACGCCGACGCAACAGATGCGACACGCCGTCGCCTGGCCGCCATCTCAGATGGCGTCCTGCGCGTCGCAGATCGAGGCTTGACCGAACCCGGGGGAGACACCTTTCGGATCCGACGTCAGCGCGCCCAAACTGAGCTCACGGAGGCGATCGAAGGCCTCTCGGCGGGAACAGCCCTGGTGGTTGTCGGGCAGCCCGACGTGGGCAAGTCGCACCTGACTTCGACCGTCCTCCGGCAGATGCGACGCGACCGGGACATCTTCGCACTGGACCTCCGACGGCATCAGAATTCGGTGTCGGATTTCGAGTCGTTGCTCGGAGACAACTTCCCAACAGCGATCGCAGCGCCTGGTGACAGCCTGCCGCCCGTCGTAGCACTCGATGGTGCTGAAGTCATTCAGTCGGTTGGGCCGGAATTGATGCAGGCACTCGTCTCGCAGGCGATCGAAGCGGGTTGCTGCGTCGTGATCATCAGTCGATCTGATGCGTATTCGGACATCCGCCAGGCCCTGGCGGCAAGCGGCGTCTCCACGTCGCAGTTCGAGGTGGCACCCTTAGCTCTCGACGATCTCGATTCCGTTCGCGACATGCTGCCCAACGCACAGGCCCTGATGTCTCTGCCCGTTGGAGCCTGGCTCGCTCGTCGTCCCGGGCTCCTGCAGGCGTGGCTCCTGATCGAACCCGACGTGCCCATCAAGAACGAGGGCCATCTCGTTGATCTACTCCGACACCGCTACATCGACTTCCCGGGTGCTGGTCGGCAGGCACGACTTGACGCAGCCAACGGGCTCGCCCGGGCCGAGTTGGGCGACGACCTCGGCGACATTGACCCTGTAGCGGTCGAAGATCTACGCGGTAGCGGGGTTCTGGCCGGACGCAACAACAGTTGGGAGAATCGACTCGCATTCTCTGACGATCTGTGGCGCGACGCGGCGGTCGCTGGGCTCGTCGCCAGTGACCCTGAAGCGCTCGGAGAGTACTCGGCTATTCGACCTGCGATGCGCGCAGCATCGATTGCCTGCCAACTTCGACTCAACGCAGATCCTGAGTCAGTCCGCTCCCTCGTGGCCTCGTTCGAACGGATCGCTGCGCGAACCAACCAGGTTCGATGGGGCGAGGTCCCCTTCGAAGCGATGTCGTCCCTCGGGGGGTCATCGTCCGACTGGACCGCGCTACTCGACCAGCTCGCAACGGGCGGAATGCTCGAACGCTTCCTGTCCACAGCGAGTCGCACGTCCAACTCGCTGATGAGCGACGCACCTCTCGGTATGGCGGGGCTGATCGACGCACTGCTCGACAACCACTCGGACAATCCCCACGCCCGCCCCGTGTTACGGGCGTGGCTCGAGGCTGCCGCGATTCATGCGCCCACCACGACGTCACCGGCCAGGCAACGCGCCTGCAGATTCCTGGTTGGGAGGCCGCCGGGGGGCTATCCGTCAGACCACGACGTTGCCGAGTGGCTGAACGACATCGCGATGTGCGGCGTGGACCTGACACCAGAGGCAGCGGGGATTCTTCGTCGGACCGTGGCCGAACGGCCGAATCACCTTGATGCGATCTTCCGAAGCTTTCGCACCGGATTCGCTCTTGCCGAAGGTCAGCCCGATCTACTTATCGAACTCTCGGAGTCGTATTACGTCGTGCGCGCAGGCTGGTCGATCGAAGCGCTGCGCTCTCCATACCGCGGAATGGGGCCGCGCTTCGGTGCGCTCCACACGCCGCTTCCGCGACTGCTCCGTGTCCGGCCGCCGGAGGCAATGGCGCTCGTGAGTCGCATCCTCGACGCCGCATGCGAGAGAGGATTCGCCGCGCGTCGTTGGCCCGAAGAGTCTGATCATGAACCCGAAACGACATCTCTCGAGTTGCCCGGACGCGGTGAAGCCAGCCTCGTCGGCGGAGTCGATGCGTGGATGTGGTACCGAGGTGGGCTTGCGAGCCCGGCTTCGGCGGTGAGCCTCCTCCTTGCGACCGAACGCTTTGCGGATCAACTCATCGCGACCGGCCGAACCGTCGACGAGGTCACAGAGTTCGTTCTCCGCGAGACGAGCAGCCTGCCGCTTGTCGGGCTGTGTTTTGGCCTCTGCGTACGCCATCTGGACGTCGATTCCCCTAGTGACGCACTCCTCGCCTTCGCGAGTCAGACCGATGTTTGGCACCTTGAGATCGCCCGATTGGGCCAGGAGACGATCGGCTTCGGGATTCTGGACACGAACGAGGTGGCGAACGAGGAGCGGAGGCAGATCCCGATCACCGCGTTGATGCCCCAGCTGTCCGCCGCGGCGGTCCTGCGCAACGATGAGCTACTGAGCGCGAGGCTTGAAGCGGTCTCCGCCGCGCTCGAAGCTGGTAGCCCGGAGGACCCCGTCGTCAGGATGTGGGCGTGGAGCTTCCGTCCTAGCGCGATGCGGGTTGAGGTTGTTGATGGCACCCGAACGGTTGTGATGGAGGCACCGGATGACCTCGCGGACGCGATTGCGGCGCTGCAGGCTGGCACTGAGTCAAACGAAGCTGATTCCATCGCGATGCGCTACGTGTACCGATCCTCATCTGAACTGCCGGCGGATGAACTCGCGGCCGATGTCGCCCGCTGCCGATCCGAGGCCTCGTCCGGGAACCTCTGGGGAGCCGCCCGGATCAACACTGCAGCGGCGGTGGTGCGGGCCGCAGTCTTTGGCGAGGCCGAGCTGACGGTCGACGACTTGCGATGGGCGGTTTCAGAGATCGTCGGTTTTCCTCTGACGGCGCAGGCGGACCCGTCGGACGAGGAGCAAGGCCTCGGCGACATGTGGCGCCCCATTGCGGCGTTGGCGAGTGCCATTCCCCCGATCAGGGCTTCAGCGTTGCGTGGGACCTGTGGTTTCGAGCATGACCGGGTTCTCGCTCAAGCAGAGGTCGTAGCGCGCAACGTCGCTGACCGTGCTGGGGCCGAAATCCTGTGGATCATGTTCGCCCAAAATGCGTCGTTGTGGCAGAACCCTTGCGATGGCGACGCGGACGCGTGTCCGAATCTCATCGTCAAGGAGTTGTGTCACACGATCCTCGACCGTTCGATAGGTGAGATCGCGCGACCGATCGAGCGAGCATTCGATGATCACGGATCAGTCGGTGACGGGCACGCGCTCGAGACCACCCGGTACATCCAGCCGGACATCCTCCTGGCACCGCTGGCGCTCGCCGCTACCACGCTCGAGTTCTGCACGCACGTGAACCTGGATGATGTCCTCGAGCGCGGACTTCCGCTCCACTCGGAGGCATTTCGCGAGCTCGGTCGGTCAGCGCACACAGATGGAAATCACTTTCCTCGGATGGGTCAGGTGTTGTTCTCACTGGTGCGCCGCGGCCGGGTGGAACTCGTCGGGGGATACATCGAACAGCTCGCGCCGAGCTACCAGGCGCAGGCACTTCAAGGATTTCGACAGGTTGCTGGGGACGATCCGACCCTACGTCCCGTGCTCGGAGAGATCTGGCCCCGGGTGGTCTCGCGTCTGCATCGTGTGCTGTTGCACGACGATCGCTGGACGGATGCGCACGCGGAACTCGTCCCCAGTGTCTTCGTAGACGCCTATTCGATGTCACAGCCCGACGCCTGGAACGAGGCGAGCGCAAACTGGGTCGATCCACGAGCGGTTGAAGCGTCATTGGTTGAGTGGTGTGAGACTGCGGCTGGCTGTGGAAAGTGCACAGGTGCATTGGGATCATTCATGTTCACGGCAGATGCGGACTGGCTACGCGACGTCGGCTTGCCGCTGCTCAGTGAACTCGTCGCAACGGTGGCGACTGATGCGCTTAAGGACCGGTCGGCGGCTTGGCTCGCAGATATTCCCAACGAACCGCGGCTGGCCGACGCGCTCAGAGGAAACGAGCACCTGCTCGCCATTGTCGACCGATATGCGCAAGCCGACGACTACTACGCACTCATGGCGCGGGCCGCGCTCGACCCAGGCAACGGCTAGTACGCCGAACATCTTGGACGCACGTGACGCCGACGTGACGGCGGAATGCGATCCCCGCAGCATCGCTGCACAAGGATCGCTGGAGAGTTCGGAATCGGTGGTGCTGACGGGACTCGGTGGACGGTCGCGAGGCTGCGTGACTGTCACGTCGGTCGATCCGGCCTTCTGCCCGTCTGGATGCGTTCGTGATCACGAAACGATCCCGAACCACGGCCGTCGGGGCAGCTGAGGAGTGGCCACGGCGCAGCCTCGCCCCGGCGTTAGGGGGGCAGCATGGCCTTCAGGTGAGATCGTGCTCGCCTGTGGGAGCGAACGTGCTCAGGTCTTCCGAGCTAGCCTCATTCTCGGTGGTCGAATCAGTGAAGAACACCAGCTAGACAGGGCTGCAGGCCCGGGCAGTTCGCGCCGCGACGAATGGCCACACAATCAGCCGACGCAATTGCGCGACACCCCTCCGGCATGATGAACTACATGGTCGGGATTTGGGTGCTCGTGGCGGCAGGAGCTGTGTTCGCCTCGCTGTGGCTGTTCGACACGTTCGGCGGCTTCGACGACATCGGCATCGTGCACCAGGCGATGCTGTGGTCGAGTCGGCTGATGGTGGTGCTCGTCCTCATGACTCCGGCTGCCTTCGCTCTCGGCTTCGACTGGTTCATCGACTGGAAGACCGACCAGATCCTCGAAGACTGGGGACCCGCGCTCAGCAAGCTCGTCGAGCCGCCGACATCCACGACGACGCTTCCCTGAGACCTCCGGAACTCAGGCGCCCAGCTTCTTGAGGGCCGACCACGACATTGCGGCGTCGGCGACGTCCTGCTCGGACACCAGGAGGTAGTGCCACTTCCCCTCCGTCAACGAGTCGGCATTGACGTAGTTGGCCCAACGCTTCGCCGCCTTGCGCTTCGCCTTGACTTCGTCGTTGTTCATGTCGCGGTCAGCCTTGACCTCAACCACCCACCGGTCTTGGGACTTCTCGACCACGACGAGATCTGCGTTGTACTCGCGATTGTCGGAGCGCCACAGCACCGGCATGTCTCCTGTGAGAAGCCGTACCCAGCACAGCACGTCAGGCGAGTCGTCAACGAGGTTCGCTACTGCTCGCTCGGTCGACGAGTCGAACCAGTCCACTGCGTACATGGACCTCTGCCGACTGTTGTAGGCCACCGACCTCGAGAACGGTTCGTGCGGGTCGAGACTGACCCGCCGTTTGGACTTGCGGGTCCCGAAGATTGGGGTGTGCTCAACCACGGTCTCATAGCTCGGGGCGGCGAGATGCTTGCGGTGCTCGTTGGTGACGAGTTCCACCAGCCGGCCAGCAGCTCGGCCGCCGTATGCGGACAGCAGTTCCTCTGCGTCTGCGCCGAGCCCGTCGAGGAATGCGTCGATGATCGGGCCGACAGAGCGCGCCTCCGCAGCACGTGCCGGCACCACAGGTGCAGCCAGGATCGCGTCAGTGAGCTGCTCTCGCAGTGTGCCGAGCGGAAGGCGCTGCGTGGATGCCAGCAACGTGTCGGCGGCGGAGACGGTGACCATTTGGGTCCGTCGAAGGCCGTCGAGCGAGGTGACGACTTGAGCCGTGACCTTGGTTCGCGTGAACTCTTGCTCGGGCTGGGCGGCGAGGCGACGGCCGAGTTCGCGAAATGGATCAAGGTCGACGATGTCGGCGAGCGAGAAGCGTGCTTCGACGCGCGACATAGCCAGGCGTGGGACGCTGATGGCGGGCAAGTCTGCGTTGGGTCCGTACTCGGTGAACAGCACGAGGTCTTCGGACGCTGCCGTTACTTGCTCGGTGCGATCCTCGACTGATGCAACGGCTGGTCGCCCAGGGTGTTCGATCGGCTCAACCTGCCCGCTCGAGGTGGGTACAGGAAGATCGACGACGCTGGCCCCGACCTCAGTGTTTTCTGACACAACGACTGTCTGGCCTGACGAGTTCTGCCGCAGTACTGCGCGGGTGCGATGGTCCACGAACTTCTCGTTGAGGACACCTTTGGCCTTGAGCAGGTCCTCGTACCGTTCGTGCGCGAGGACCTCAAGCGTGTCGAGCATCTCGTTGCCGGTCAGCTTGCCGAACGGGAGGCGCAGTCCTCGGCCGAGCGTCTGCTCCGTGAGGACCACCGAGACCGATGCGCGCATCGAGGCAATCACGTAGACGTTCTTCGCATCCCAACCCTCCTTCAGCATCCCGACGCTGATCACGATCCGCACCGGCGAGTCGGGTGCCTCGATCTTCGCCAGGTCTTCGAGGGCAGTTTCGAGCTCGGACCCCTTCAGCTTCGAGTGAATGGTCAGGATCGAACCAAGCCATTTGCCACCCTCGAATGAAGAGGATTCGAGGATCTTCCGGAACTCGTTTGCCTCGTCCGTGTCGCCGGCGATGACGAGCATCACCGGGTTGACGGCAGGCAGGTCATTCTCGGTCGTGTACGCGTCGAGGAAGTCGGCCTTGTAGCCCAGCATCGTGACGCCGTCGGTGAGTTTGGTCAGGTCGTCCCGTCGATCGTCGCGGCGCCCGACGATCACGGGTGCCTTGACGTACCCATCGGCGATCGCAGCTGCGAGCGGGTACCGGTAGACGATCTGGTCGTCGGGTGTCTTCTTGTCGGGCGTGGCGGTGAGTCCGACCATCATGTGCGGGGTCAGGTCGGCAATCGCCCGCGAGAACGCCTTACCGAAGTAGGTGTGATGCTCGTCGGCGAGCACTACCAGGTCCTCAAGCTCTGCCAGGTGTTCGTAGAAGCCGGCTCCGAGCCCCTCCTGGAACGTATGGGTCTTGCGGCCCTGCTTCGTCGTTGGCTTCGTGAGCGACTGCACGGTGAACACGTGGAGTTTCGTGACGGTGTCGTCGTCGAGCAGAGCCCGGGTCGCCGGCGTGTTGAAGTTGTCGGCGGTGATGATCGCCGGCCGCGATTCCATGGCGCCGGCGATGCTCTTGGCGTTTCCGGGTGTGAAGTTCGCGATGGTCTTCGTGAGGATTGTCCGGTTCGGGCAGATGACTGCGAAGTTGCGGGTGGCGCGAGCGGCGGCGAAGTATTCGATCAGCCCGGCGATGATGTAGGTCTTGCCCACGCCAGTTGCCGAGTCGACGACGCACTCGAACGTCGCCGGTCGCTGCTCGACGTCGAACCAACGGGCGTGTTCGAACACGACGGACTCGAGGGCTTCACGGTTCGGCTGGCGGAGGTCCAGCCGGGCGGCGACCTCCTCGATTCGGTCGACGTCGATCTGCAGGTCAGTCAAGATGCCCGCTCCTCGGCGCGCATGCCGTCCAACACCGACGCCAGCTGCAATTGAGAACGTCTGGACTGGCGGTACTCGTCAAGCAACGAGTCCGGAACCTTGCGGGCAACGGAACCCGGGCGCAACTCCCGGAGCACGGTCTGAACGGCGGGGTCGAGTGCTGTACTCGCAACACACAACTTCTCGATCGGGTGTAGGGCATCGAGGAGCAGCCTGACGACGGACTCGTTGACGAGTCCGTCGATCACGGCGAGCCGCGATCTGCCCTTGCGCCCGCAGAAGGGCGGGTCGAGTTCGTAGGCGTACTTGAGCTGTGCGGCCGTTGCCTCTGCGAGTGCGCCGTTTGCAGCCCAGTCAGCTAGATACACCCGTCCATCGATCTCTTCGAACATCGACGGCCCGATGTCGAGTACGACGAAACCACCACCGCCAGCCCAGACGACCTCCGACTTGCTCCTCCCCGCGGCCCGCAACGCCTTGACGACGGTCCTGACCGAGACGTCGTCCACGTCGAGCACATCGGCCTTTCGAAGCGACTCCAGTGTGGTCGCGGCTGCCTTGCAATCAGCGAACGTCACGTCGTCGGGGATCTCTGTCGCTGCGACTCGAACGGTTGAGATTCCCCCGTCGTCTTCACCCCGGATGACCTTTTTCAACCGTGGGATCGTGTAGTTAGCGACGGTCTCAGCAGATGACTCGATTGTCACCCACCGCCTCCCCAACTTATGCGAGACCGCCGCCGTGGTACCAGATCCGGCGAAGCAATCGAGCACGATGTCGCCCGGGCTCGTAGCGATGTGGATGATTCGCTGCATCAGTTGTTCGGGCTTCGGCGTCGCGAACGGTTCGAGATCCGGGAACATGCGTCGTAGATGGTCACGCTTGGCGGCCTGATTAGTGCCCACCTCGTCGGCGGTCCACCAGGTTCGCGGCACGAGGCCCTGTTGGACATCGGTCAGGTACCGCTTGATGATTGGCATTCGGTCGCCATCTCGTCCGAACCAGACGCGGCCTTCCGCTCGCGCTTCCGCGAGCTTTCTCTCGGAGAACCTCCAGTAGTTGCCCTTGGGGGGTGTTACCACTCGGCCCGATGGCAGCGTGACCGGGAACCTGGCCGATCCCGAACCACTCTTAGCGGTACCATCAGCGCCCTGCAGCCATGGCCCACGCGGGTCGTCGTCTGGGTTCTGGTAGCGGGCGTTCTGAGCGTCGGTCCGCGGCAGCAGGTTGCGGCTCGCGGCCCACTGATCGGGTTCGACGGCGTACACAAGGATCGTGTCATGAACCGTGGATACGTCCGTGTCGTTTCGGCGGCCCTTGTCCTTCTCCCACACGATCGACGCGATGTGCGAACCTGCGCCGAACAACTCATCAAGTACTGAGCGGGCCCGGTGCACCTCCGTGTCGTCGAGATGCACCCAGACCGATCCGTCCTGAGCGAGAAGCGGCCGGATCTGCGCTAGCCGATCCCGGATCATCGTGAGCCACACCGAGTGCTCGAGCGCATCGTCGTACTGGGCGAACGCCTGACCTGTGTTGAAGGGAGGGTCGATGTACGCGAGCCGCACCTTCCCGACGTACGTCTCCGCGAACTCGGGCAGCTCGTTGAGTGCGCGCAGGCCGTGCAGCGCGTCGCCGCGGATGAGCAGATTCGAGCTGGCGCGGTCGGACGGGACCGAACCGACAGAGTCGACGCTGTGCAGAAGGCGGACCTCGGAGACTCGATGGTCGGTGGGCGCGACCCACTCGTAGCCACCGTCCTCCGTCGTTAGCAACGCCTGATGCTTGTTCGTCCAGGTGAGTTCGAGCCGTCCCTTCACGGCGCCCGATGGTAGGACACGAAGTGGCCTGGGCGGATCACCACGGGGCGGCGCCGCCGCTGGTGCTCGTTCATTACCGACCGACGTAGCCGGAGTGCCCACGGTCGAGCCAGTCCTGGCTCACAGGCCGAGGCCGAAGCGGAGGCCGACGCCGAAGAAGCCGATGATGTCAAGCGGTTGATGCGGTTCGGGATGGCCTCGCGAGCGCCGGGCGGACCTGGCTCAGGAGCTGCTGATCACGC encodes:
- a CDS encoding DEAD/DEAH box helicase family protein; protein product: MFEHARWFDVEQRPATFECVVDSATGVGKTYIIAGLIEYFAAARATRNFAVICPNRTILTKTIANFTPGNAKSIAGAMESRPAIITADNFNTPATRALLDDDTVTKLHVFTVQSLTKPTTKQGRKTHTFQEGLGAGFYEHLAELEDLVVLADEHHTYFGKAFSRAIADLTPHMMVGLTATPDKKTPDDQIVYRYPLAAAIADGYVKAPVIVGRRDDRRDDLTKLTDGVTMLGYKADFLDAYTTENDLPAVNPVMLVIAGDTDEANEFRKILESSSFEGGKWLGSILTIHSKLKGSELETALEDLAKIEAPDSPVRIVISVGMLKEGWDAKNVYVIASMRASVSVVLTEQTLGRGLRLPFGKLTGNEMLDTLEVLAHERYEDLLKAKGVLNEKFVDHRTRAVLRQNSSGQTVVVSENTEVGASVVDLPVPTSSGQVEPIEHPGRPAVASVEDRTEQVTAASEDLVLFTEYGPNADLPAISVPRLAMSRVEARFSLADIVDLDPFRELGRRLAAQPEQEFTRTKVTAQVVTSLDGLRRTQMVTVSAADTLLASTQRLPLGTLREQLTDAILAAPVVPARAAEARSVGPIIDAFLDGLGADAEELLSAYGGRAAGRLVELVTNEHRKHLAAPSYETVVEHTPIFGTRKSKRRVSLDPHEPFSRSVAYNSRQRSMYAVDWFDSSTERAVANLVDDSPDVLCWVRLLTGDMPVLWRSDNREYNADLVVVEKSQDRWVVEVKADRDMNNDEVKAKRKAAKRWANYVNADSLTEGKWHYLLVSEQDVADAAMSWSALKKLGA
- a CDS encoding site-specific DNA-methyltransferase, producing MKGRLELTWTNKHQALLTTEDGGYEWVAPTDHRVSEVRLLHSVDSVGSVPSDRASSNLLIRGDALHGLRALNELPEFAETYVGKVRLAYIDPPFNTGQAFAQYDDALEHSVWLTMIRDRLAQIRPLLAQDGSVWVHLDDTEVHRARSVLDELFGAGSHIASIVWEKDKGRRNDTDVSTVHDTILVYAVEPDQWAASRNLLPRTDAQNARYQNPDDDPRGPWLQGADGTAKSGSGSARFPVTLPSGRVVTPPKGNYWRFSERKLAEARAEGRVWFGRDGDRMPIIKRYLTDVQQGLVPRTWWTADEVGTNQAAKRDHLRRMFPDLEPFATPKPEQLMQRIIHIATSPGDIVLDCFAGSGTTAAVSHKLGRRWVTIESSAETVANYTIPRLKKVIRGEDDGGISTVRVAATEIPDDVTFADCKAAATTLESLRKADVLDVDDVSVRTVVKALRAAGRSKSEVVWAGGGGFVVLDIGPSMFEEIDGRVYLADWAANGALAEATAAQLKYAYELDPPFCGRKGRSRLAVIDGLVNESVVRLLLDALHPIEKLCVASTALDPAVQTVLRELRPGSVARKVPDSLLDEYRQSRRSQLQLASVLDGMRAEERAS